In Chrysiogenia bacterium, a single window of DNA contains:
- the lgt gene encoding prolipoprotein diacylglyceryl transferase, with product MLPQLFSLFGYPVHTYGVTAAMGFLAGFFFARWQAVVTKQDPEHTADLIFYAIIFGVIGARILYVMLEWNSYFAEHPGDILRIDKGGLVFYGGPLFTALPLWWVMRRRGLSIWAYSDLVMPATILGLGFGRLGCLAAGCCYGHPAEVPWAIHYPEGSTPAYAYLGAALHPTPLYEFAACIAITAMAAWYNKRKQRHGETFFLTVLSYAIARSIIEVFRGDKVRGFLIEDVLSTSQAISIFVGIACIGAWLYFRKKPTKTMSLDYYPKGEGPYGMRTDDSSA from the coding sequence ATGCTGCCGCAACTTTTCTCCCTGTTTGGATACCCGGTTCACACCTACGGCGTAACCGCGGCCATGGGCTTTCTGGCGGGCTTTTTCTTCGCGCGCTGGCAGGCGGTCGTTACCAAGCAGGATCCCGAGCACACCGCCGATCTCATCTTCTACGCGATTATCTTCGGCGTCATCGGCGCGCGCATTCTCTACGTGATGCTCGAGTGGAACAGCTACTTCGCCGAGCATCCAGGCGACATCCTCCGCATCGACAAGGGCGGACTAGTCTTCTACGGCGGTCCCCTGTTTACGGCGCTGCCGCTGTGGTGGGTCATGCGCCGCCGCGGGCTCTCGATCTGGGCGTACTCCGACCTCGTGATGCCGGCCACGATTCTGGGCCTTGGCTTCGGGCGCCTTGGCTGCCTGGCGGCCGGCTGCTGTTACGGCCACCCGGCGGAGGTTCCCTGGGCCATCCACTACCCGGAGGGCTCGACGCCGGCCTACGCTTATCTGGGCGCCGCCCTGCACCCCACCCCGCTGTATGAGTTTGCCGCCTGCATCGCCATCACCGCCATGGCGGCCTGGTACAACAAGCGCAAGCAGCGCCACGGCGAAACCTTCTTCCTCACGGTGCTGAGTTATGCCATCGCACGCTCGATCATCGAGGTCTTCCGCGGCGACAAGGTTCGCGGTTTCCTGATTGAAGACGTGCTCTCCACGAGCCAGGCCATCTCCATCTTCGTGGGAATCGCCTGCATCGGCGCATGGCTCTACTTCCGCAAGAAACCTACGAAGACCATGTCACTCGACTACTACCC